From the Jilunia laotingensis genome, the window GCGACTGCATAATCTGATTCTTCTTTTTACAGAGAAGATACTCAATAAGGAGACCAGTCATTTGCAACTCTTTTTTAATGACGATTGGCAATCAAAATCCTCAATTATATCGTATGGGCATGACATTGAGGCTTCCTGGCTGTTACATGAGGCTGCTTTGGAATTGGGTGATACAAGATTACTGGCATCTGTGGAAATGGTCGTTCGCTGTATAGCCGATGCAGCAGCCGAAGGCGTTACCACCGAAGGAGGAATGATTTATGAAAGGGATACGAATACCGGACATACGGATGCTGACCGGCATTGGTGGGTGCAAGCCGAGGCGGTAGTGGGATATTTTAATATCTATCAGCACTTTGACGATCCGGTGGCGTTGCAGCGTTCGCTTGATTGTTGGGAGTTTATTAAAAAACATCTGATAGACCGTGAACATGGGGAGTGGTTCTGGAGTATCCGTGCTGACGGGACAGTGAACCGAGAAGATGATAAAGCCGGGTTTTGGAAATGTCCTTATCATAATGGACGGATGTGCATGGAGTTGATGCAACGGATCAGTAAATAATACTTTACATCTGTTGATGCTTTAAACTGATGATGTTTCTTATCACCGAGGAACGTATCGGAGGGCACCGATGAAGGTGTCCTTCCTCACCGATGAAGGCGCTGTTCCTCACCGATGAAGAACCACTTCCTCACCGAGTAAAAAATGTGTTTAAAATGATCTGATAGTCAATGATTTAATATATATGATTTATCTCGATTTTGGTGTCTCTATATGAATATCGGCTTTGATAATTGGGCAAACCTGGTATTAAGCTAAATGATTTAATTCAACAATCATGTTTCATTTTAAGCTATCATCATGCTCAAACTTGCATATGATGGCTTTTGATAATCAGATGATGTTTTCGCAGGAAGATTGTCAAGTGGATGCGTTGAGCGTATCGGCTTTCTTCGACTTTGCAATAGTAAGATTGTCCATGCTTTAAGTAATTCTCTCTATTTTTTACTCGGAGAAAACCGGGTTACTTTGCGGTCATAATTAATCAATATCATTATGACCATGAAGACACAATCGAATCTTTATCTGTTTCTGATCGCCCTGATCTCTGCCATGGGAGGTTTCCTCTTTGGTTACGACTGGGTTGTGATAGGCGGTGCAAAGCCTTTTTATGAACAATATTTCCAGATAGCAGGTGATCCTGTCCTCCAAGGCTGGGCTATGAGCAGCGCGTTGATCGGCTGTCTGGTCGGTGCTTTGAGTGCCGGCAAGCTGAGCGACCGTCTCGGACGTAAGCCTATCCTGATTCTGGCTGCGGGACTGTTTATTGCCACGGCAATTGGTACGGGTGCTGTCCATTCCTTTACTTATTTTAATGTATTCCGGTTGATAGGCGGATTTGCTATTGGCATTGCTTCCAGCCTTTCACCTATGTATATTGCCGAGATAGCTCCGGCACATCTTCGGGGACGGTTCGTTTCCATCAATCAGTTAACAGTTGTATTGGGCATACTTGCCTCCCAGATCGTGAACTGGCAGATAGCCGAACCTGTGCAGGCAGGTGCCACAGCGGAGATGATCCGTGAATCGTGGAACGGGCAATGGGGCTGGCGTTGGATGTTCTGGGCGATGACCGTGCCTGCAACTTTGTTTTTCGGTTTTAGCTTCATTCTTCCCGAAAGTCCCCGTTGGCTGGCTTCTTCCGGTCGCCGGGAAGCAGCATTGAAAGTGTTCGCGCGTATGGGAGGAGATGCCTATGCACGTAGGGAACTGCAAGCCATCGATGCATCTTCCACCGGTACTGAGCAACAAGGAGGATTCAAGCAATTACTTCAACCATCCATGAGGAAAGTCTTGATAATTGGTATTGTTATGGCTGTTCTGCAACAATGGTGTGGCATTAATGTGATATTCAATTATGCCCAAGAGATATTTATGGAAGCGGGTTACGGTGTTTCGGATGTATTGATGAATATTGTCGTGACCGGTATTACGAATGTGGTCTTTACGATTCTTGCCATGTTTGTTGTTGACCGCTGGGGACGTAAGGTACTCACATTGATCGGATCGTTCGGGCTGACCGTTATTTACGCTTTCATGGGGGCAGCCTACTATTTCCACATCACGGGCATCGTATTGCTGGTCATTGTCGTACTGGCTATTGCCTGTTACGCCATGACGTTGGCAACTACCATGTGGGTCATCATCTCCGAGATCTTCCCGAACCGTGTACGCGGTGTAGCAATGTCCGTTTGTACATTCGCTCTGTGGGCTGCTTGTTTCATCCTGACTTATACTTTCCCCGTATTGAACAGTAGCCTGGGGGCAGCCGGAACTTTCTGGTTGTACGGTGTCATCTGTCTTGCCGGCGGAATATTTGTAGTGACCTGTCTGCCCGAAACGAAAGGGAAGAGCTTGGAAGAGATCGAGAAAGAATTAATAAAATAATCATTATATAAATATGGAAAAGATAACCCAATATTTGATTCAAAGCACCGTTCACACCAGTGAAGTGCGTGCTTGGGAAGAGGATATTCTACTTCCTACTTACGAGATAGGAAAAGAGGAGAAGAACCCTATCTTCCTTGAAAAGCGAGTTTATCAGGGCAGTTGCGGATCGGTCTATCCTTATCCTGTGGTAGAAAAGATATCCGATAAGAAAGTCGATAAGCAATATCACGCCCTGTTCATCGAGAACGAGTATATAAAGGTGATGATTCTGCCCGAACTGGGCGGACGTGTACACATGGCATACGATAAAGTGAAGAAACGCCATTTTGTGTATTACAACCAAGTAGTGAAACCTGCCTTGGTAGGACTAACCGGCCCGTGGATTTCAGGAGGTATAGAATTCAACTGGCCTCAGCACCACCGTCCTTCCACTTATCTGCCCACCGACTTCTCTATCGAGGAGAATCCCGATGGTAGTAAAACCATCTGGTGCAATGAAGTGGAACGCATGTTCCGTACCAAAGGAATGCAAGGATTCACGCTCTACCCCGGAAAGGCGTATATCGAAATTAAGGTGAAGATATACAATCGCACTTCTTTCCCTCAGACATTCTTATGGTGGGCAAATCCGGCAGTCGTGGTCAACGATCATTACCATTCGGTGTTCCCGCCTGATGTGAATGCCGTGTTCGATCATGGCAAGCGCGATGTTTCCTCTTTCCCCATTGCTACCGGGACTTATTATAAACAGGATTATTCGGCAGGCGTGGACATCTCGAAGTATAAGAATATCCCCGTGCCTACTTCCTATATGGCTATTAAATCGAAGTTCGACTTTGTCGGAGGTTATGAAGCCGATGTGCAAGGCGGTTTGCTGCACGTTGCCGATCATCATGTTTCGCCCGGTAAGAAACAGTGGACGTGGGGAAATGGAAACTTCGGCCGTGCCTGGGATCGCAATCTTACGGACGAGGACGGTCCGTACATTGAGCTTATGACCGGAATGTACACCGACAACCAACCTGATTTCTCATGGCTTCAACCTTATGAAGAAAAATCATGGGTTCAATATTTCATGCCTTACAGCGAAGTGGGTTATGTGAAAAATGCGACTAAAGATGCCCTGTTGAACCTAGAACTGAAGGATGGAGAAAGCCGTATCGTCCTCTATACCACAGGCGTGAACAAAGACTTGAACATACTGGTCAAAGATAACCGGGGAAATATGCTTTTTGATAAGACGCTCCGGATATCTCCTGCCGAACCGTTTGCCGGCACTTTCCCGACAGGAGATTTGAAAGAAGAAGAGATCCGTGTGGAAGTCAGGAACCGGGAAGGAAAAGTGATCCTTTCCTATCAGGCGGATAAGCCGGAAATCAAACCGGTTCCCGATCCTGCGAAGGCTGCCAAAGATCCGAAGGACATTGCTTCAATCGAACAATTGTTCCTTACCGGTCTGCATCTGGAACAGTATCGCCATGCTACTTACAATCCGATGGATTATTATATGGAAGCTCTCCACCGCGAACCGGGGGATGTGCGTTGTAACAATGCGGTCGGACTCCTTCTGATGCGTAAAGGGCAGTTTGCACAGGCAGAAGCGTATTTCCGCAAAGCAGTAGAAACCTTGACCGAACGCAATCCCAATCCGTATGACGGAGAACCTTACTACAACCTGGGGTGGAGTTGCAAGATGCAAGGTAAACCGGATGAAGCATATGATGCGTTCTTCAAATCGGCTTGGAATGCCGCCTGGCAGGATGCCGCTTATTTTGCCCTGGCACAGATTGAGACACAGAAAGGGAATTATGAGAGTGCGCTTGATAAGGCAGACCGTTCTCTGATTCGCAACTGGCATAATCACAAGGCTCGTCAGTTGAAAGCCTCCATTCTCCGGAAGCTGAACCGGAAGGAGGAGGCGTTGGCACTGATAGAAGAGTCTTTGAAGATAGACCGTTTCAACATGGGCTGCCGTTTTGAACTTTACTTGCTGACACAAGACGAGAAAGTGCTGGCGGATATGAAGACGATGATGCGCAATTGGTCGCACGGATTCCTAGAATATGCACTCGATTTTGCCGCTGCCGGTCTGTATGATGAGGCAATTGCCTTGTTGCAAAGCCATGCTTCGGGAGCTGGAAACGTATATCCGATGGTTTACTATGCACTGGGGTATTTCCATGCCTGTATGGGTGAAAATGAGAAAGCATTGGAATACTATCAGAAGGCGGAGAAAGAAAACCACGCCTATTGTTTCCCGAACCGCATTGAGGAAGTCCTCATCCTGCAAAGTGCAGTTGCTATGAATAAGCAAGGTGCAAAAGCTGCTTATAGCTTGGGTAACTTCTGGTATTCCGCCCGTCAGTACGACAGTGCCGTTGCTTGCTGGGAAACTTCTGCTTCCGTCGATCCGTCATTCCCCACCGTCTGGCGCAATCTGTCATTGGCTTATTACAATAAGCAAAATGAGAAACAGAAAGCTTTGGAGGCCCTTGAAAGAGCTTACAGGCTCGATGAACACGATTCGCGCATTTTGATGGAACTCGACCAGCTTTACAAACGTCTTGGCCGTCCCCATGCCGAACGCCTTGCTTTCCTCGAAGCTCACCTTGCCGAAACGGAAGAGCGTGATGATTTGGCTATCGAGCGTATTACGCTTTATAATCAATTGGGTCGTTATGCCGAAGCCAAAGATTTGATCGCTGCCCGTAATTTCCATCCTTGGGAGGGTGGTGAAGGAAAGATCACCGGGCAGTACGTGTTATGCCGGGTAGAACTTGCGAAAATTGCACTTCGCGAGAAACGGTATGCCGATGCCTTGGCTCTTCTGAAAGAGACGGAAGACTATCCCTATAACTTGGGTGAAGGCAAGCTGGCGAATGCCGAGGAAAATGATATCTGGTATTACAAAGGCGAAGCCTATCGCGGCTTGGGAGAAGATGTATCGGCTAGAGAGTGCTTTGAAAAAGCTACTGTCGGATCGTCCGAACCTCAGCAGGCTTTCTTCTATAATGACCAGCAACCGGATAAAATATTCTATCAGGGATTAGCTTGGCGGGCGTTGGGAGAAGAAGGCAAGGCACGCGGCTGTTTCAACAAGCTCATCAAGCATGGTGAGAAGCATCTGTTCGACAAATGCCGCATCGATTACTTTGCCGTGTCATTGCCCGATCTGGCTATCTGGGAAGACGATCTGGACAAGCGTAACCGCATCCATTGCAACTATGTGATGGGACTTGGCTACTTGGGATTGAACGAGCCTGTCAAAGCAACCGCTTTTCTCGATGAGGTGAGAGCATTGGATGTGAACCATCAGGGTGGGCAAATCCATCGGAACATGTTATGAAGATAGCTTATAACGTAGAAGCTTATATCCCTTCCGGTGAACCGGTCTACCGTATCCGGTTGACTAACGAATCGGGAGCGTTCGTAGAAGTGACCAACTGGGGAGCCCGTTGGATCACTTCTATGATGCCCGATGCCAATGGGCGATTGGCGAATGTATTGGCGGGCTATGACTGCATAGAGGAGTATCTGTCCGATTCTTACTATATGGGAGCCATTGTCGGCAGGTTCGCCAATCGCATTGCGAATGCGCGATTCACCATACACGGGGAGACTTTCCAACTGGAGGCTAATGACGGGCACCATACGAATCATGGTGGATTCTCCGGTTTCCATAATAAGCTATGGGAATGGCAGGAGATAGACGGTGGTGTCCGGTTTGAATTGACATCGCCCGATGGCGAAGGAGGTTATCCCGGAACTATCCGGGTGAAAGTGGATTATTTGTGGAGCGAAGACAATGAACTCTCCATTCGTTATTATGGGCAAACCGATCGTCCGACCTATTTGAATATGACGAACCATGCATATTTCAACTTGACGGGGAGAAGGGAAAAGATTACTTCCCATTATCTGACCATCCCTTCGGAGTGGATATTGGATACCAATTCCAAGTTCATTCCCAATGGGAAGAAGGTTTCCGTCCTGGGTACGCCCTTTGACTTTACACGCCGTAAAACGATTGGTAAAGATCTTTATGCTGCCCATCAACAGTTGGCATGGAATAAAGGGTATAACCATTGCTATGTACTGAAAGAGGCATCTTCTCCTGACTTACTAACTGCCGCCTCTTTATGTGAAACGGAATCCCACCGCCGGTTGACCGTGAAGACTGATTTGCCGGGGGTATTGCTCTATACTGCCGGATATTATGCGCGTCCGGATACGGCAGTCTGTCTGGAGACACAGTATTTTCCGGATACCCCTTCACATCCGCATTTTCCTTCCTGTTTGCTCAATCCGGGGGAGGTGTACGATCACTTGACGGTTTACCGGTTCGACAACCTGTGACCTATCCTTTTTTCTTCGCTTTGTATTCCGAAGGCGACATTCCCATCGTCTTCGTGAACAAGCGGGAGAAATAGAATGAATCTTCATAACCCACCAACGGGCTGATCTGGCTGATCTTTAGGTTTGTGAAATCCAGATAATGGCAAGCCTCCTGAATCCGGAGGTATGCCAGATAACGTAGGGGTGAGTAACCCGTCTTTTCTTCAAAGAGACTGGAGAAGTAAGAGATGGAAAGTTTCACTTCGGCAGCGATGTCTTTCAACCGGATACTTCTGTTCAGGTTCTCCTGCATGTAGTGGATGGCCAGTTGTACAACGTCTTTGGGGCGTGCCTCCTTGGGTGAACGGCATTCCCGGTACTCACCGATAAATTTCATGGAACCCAAGAAGTGGAATAGGCTGGTGGTGGCATAAAGCATGTTGTTTTTATTGTATCCCGAACTGATGGATAAGTAGATCTCTTCAAACAGTCCCAGCCTCTCCTTGATGCGTGAATGTTCCGCTGGGGCAATGTCGTGCGGGCGGTCGAAGCCCGAACTGAAGAAGGCGGCTTTCTCCCCGTTGAAGTGCATCCAGTAGATGCTCCACGGATTCTGCGTACTGCTTCCGTATGAATGTGCTTTATGTTCGGGAAGGATAAAGAATTGGTTGGCGGTCACTGTCTGCTTTTTCCTGTCGAGTTCAAACCAACCCTCTCCCTCTACACAATAGATAAGGACAAATTCGTTTGCTTCCGCATCCGTGCGTTCACAATAATGGAAGCCGGCATGAGGATAATAACCGATATCGGTTATGTATAGCTCTTTACCTAAATAGTCCCGCTTCAATTCTTCAATCAGAAAGACGGGCAGTACGGCAATTCGTTCTCCTTTGAATCCTTCTCTTATCCTTGGCATAGTAGGGGATTTATTCGTTCATCATGTTCAACTCAGTCCATTCTTATTTTTAAGTTGTTTTTCTGTTTCTTCTAATATAGATGATTATCAGCATTACTACTCCGGCTACCAGCAATCCTATTGCTCCGTAAGCGATACCTTCCGTCACATGCAAGCTTTTCGGGTCGAAGCGCATCTCAATGGTGTGCTTGCCTGCCGGAACATTCATGGCACGGAGGATATAATCGGCACGGGCTATGTCCGCTGGCTGACCGTCAATCGTAGCTTGCCATCCCGGATAGTAAATCTCGGAGAAAACGACAACACCGTCTTTGGGGGAAGAAGTTTCGTATACCAACTGATTCGGCTCATAACTGGTTAGCCGGATAGTGCTTAAGGAATCTTGTTTAAACCCATCCGTAACTCCTTTCAAAGCATCCTTGAATTTCGCATCTACAATTGCAGTGTTCTTAAGGTCTGCCGTGCCTACTGCATCTATTTCTTCGTTGGCATTATTCACATACTGTACTTTGTCAACGAACCAGGCATTGCCATAAGCATACGGATTGAGGATCGGTACCGTTTGTCCCTGTTGGTTGACCGGTAAAATGAAATATTTCGTGTTCAGCATGTTCAATACCCGGAACTTATTGGCATCTACACTGTCCATTTCTCCACCGGTTGCAGCAATTTCCTTGAAGGTAGACTGCATTTCCGGTGCGATGTAGTGGTCTATCATTTCCTGATAACGCCTGAGTTTGGCTGCATGATATCCACCGATACTTTTGTGCCAGTAAGAAGTATTGTTCTCTTGGAACGTACTGGTTGCGAAGTTCAATACACGATAATCCAACGATTTGTCTTGTAATATCTGTTCGTCGGTCGGGGTCTTGCGGAATGTATCTACTTTTGCAGATTGGTGTACGAACTGTTCATCGTTAAGATATCTCTTGTTAATGCTCCACATTTCGATGATACAGAGCAAAGCAATGGCACCGATTGTCCATGAACTTTTCAGTTTGCCTCTTTGATAAATGAACAGGAGGGCAAAGCCACAACAGATGATAAAGAAACTCGACCACGCGTCTGATGTTACCATGCTCATGCGCATCTCTTTCAGATTGTCGAGAATGGGCATTAACTGATCGGATGGAATGGCCTGTTGGAGGGCAGCCATTTCGTGTGCGGGGATAAAGCTCGGAATAAGTATGCCCGGAGCAATAGCCAATATAAGTGCTACACCGGCAGTCAGGCAAAAGCTGATGATGACTCCCCGGCGGTTCTCTTTCAGAACGGACGGCTTGTCGATAATCGTTTTAAGTGCGAATATTGCCAATAACGGTATGGTAAATTCTGCAATTACCAGAATGGACGATACCGCCCGGAATTTGTTGTACATCGGTATGTAATCGATGAAGAAGTCAGTCAATGGTATGAAGTTCTTTCCCCATGACAAAAGGATGGAGAAGAGGGTAGCCCCGATCAGTGCCCATTTCATGGGGCCTTTCACGATAAAGCAGCCCAGGAGGAAGAGTGCCATCACAAACGCACCGACATAGACCGGGCCGGAAGTCATGGGTTGGTCACCGAAGTATTGGGTGATTTGCGAATAAAGCCCGTTGTACATCGGGTTGGCTTTTTTCATAGCAGTTTCACTTTCCGTCAAGGGGACGGATGCACCGCCTCTGACATTGGGGACCAACAAGCTGAGTGTTTCACCGATGCCATAACTCCAGTTTGTGATGTAATCACGGTCGAGTCCATTACTGGTCTGTTCTGCTTTCGCACCTTCGTGTACCAATTCGCTTTTACCGCGCAAGGTTTCTTTGCTATATTCATACGTGTGGTACAGATTGGAGAGGTTGACCGCCACACCTATTATGCCTGCCACTACCAATACTGCCGAAGCTTTAAAGAAAGAAGGCAATTCTTTCTTACGCCACGCCTCTTCGAAGTAAGCTCCCACCATAAACAGGATAACAAACAAGAAATAGTAAGACATCTGAACGTGGTTGGACTGTATTTGCAGAGCCAGGAACAAGGCGGTGACAATACCTCCCAATAGATATTTCTTACGATAAGCAAGTACGATACCGGCTATCGTAGGCGGAATATATGCCAGAGTGATAAACTTCCAGATATGGCCTGCCGATATCAATATAAAGAAGTATGAAGAGAATGCCCATATAACACCTCCTAAACCAGCCAACCATGCCGGAAGTCCGAAGGCGCGCAACAGGATATAGAACCCCAGCATCATGATGAACGTGAGCCAGACGTATGAAGGCAAATAAAGTTGATATACCTTTTCTGCCCATCGCAATGGTTTGGTGGAATCGTAGCTGGGCGATATTTGATAATTCGGCATACCACCGAAAAGCGAGTTTGTCCAGCGTGTGGTTTGGCCTGTACGTTCATGGAACTCTTTAGCCTCCTGTCCGGCTCCTACTCCGGCAACCGTGTCGTGTTGGAAGAGTGACCGACCTTCGATGACAGCCGGGAAGAAATAGGCGAAAGAGAGAATGATAAATGCCAGGATGGCAATCAGATCGGGAAGGAACTTCTTCATACTTAATTAAATGAAAAGTGATTAGTGAAGAGTGAAAAATAGTGATACTTCTCACTCTTCACTTGTTGAATAACAATCTATTAATATCTGTAGTGTTCAGCTTTGTACGGACCATCTACCGATACACCGATATAAGCAGCCTGTTCGGGGGTGAGTTTCGTCAGTTTTACACCGATCTTTTCAAGATGCAGACGGGCTACTTCCTCGTCCAGATGTTTAGGCAGGCGGTATACGTTTACATCGTACTTCTTGTTGAACAGTTCGATCTGTGCCAATGTTTGGTTGGTGAACGAGTTACTCATCACGAAGGACGGATGTCCCGTTGCGCATCCCAGGTTTACCAGACGGCCATCGGCAAGGAGGGTGATGCTATGTCCGTCCGGGAAGTAATAGCGATCTACTTGTGGTTTGATATTAACCCGTTTAATACCCGGGTAATGTTTCAGTGCATCCACCTGTATTTCGTTGTCGAAGTGACCGATGTTACATACGATGGCTTGATCTTTCATCTGCTCCATGTGGTCTATGCGGATGATGTCTATGTTTCCGGTAGTGGTTACAAAGATATTGCCTTCTTTGCAGGCATCTTCCATTGTCACTACTTCAAAGCCTTCCATAGCTGCTTGCAGGGCGCAGATAGGATCGACTTCCGTCACCAGTACACGGGCTCCGTACGAACGCATGGAATGCGAGCATCCTTTACCTACATCGCCATAACCGCAAACTACCACTACTTTGCCGGCAATCATTACGTCTGTGGCACGCTTGATACCATCAGCCAGTGATTCACGGCAACCATACAGGTTGTCGAATTTTGATTTGGTTACAGAATCGTTTACGTTGAAGGCAGGGAACAGCAACTTGCCTTCTTCCTGCATCTGGTACAGACGGTGTACGCCCGTAGTTGTTTCTTCCGATACACCGCGTACTTCGGTAGCTACACGATGCCAACGGTCTTTATCTTCTGCCAGCACTCTTTTGAGGATGGCGTTCAGTTCGATCTCATCTTCCGCATGGGCTTCTTTATCCAGTACGGCAGCATTGTTTTCAGCTTCGTAGCCTACGTGGATCATCATCGTAGCGTCACCGCCGTCGTCTACAATTACCGTGGGGCCTTTGCCACCGGGAAAGTTCAATGCCTGAAGCGTACACCACCAGTAATCAGCGAGTGTTTCGCCTTTCCATGCAAACACAGCGACTCCCGATGCTGCGATGGCAGCGGCTGCATGATCTTGTGTTGAATATATGTTACATGAACACCAACGTACTTCAGCTCCCAATGCAACGAGCGTCTCAATAAGTACGGCAGTCTGGATGGTCATATGCAATGATCCCATGATGCGGGCACCTTTCAAAGGTTTGGATTCTCCATATTTTTCGCGAAGAGCCATAAGGCCGGGCATTTCCTTTTCTGCCAAAT encodes:
- a CDS encoding DUF5107 domain-containing protein, which gives rise to MEKITQYLIQSTVHTSEVRAWEEDILLPTYEIGKEEKNPIFLEKRVYQGSCGSVYPYPVVEKISDKKVDKQYHALFIENEYIKVMILPELGGRVHMAYDKVKKRHFVYYNQVVKPALVGLTGPWISGGIEFNWPQHHRPSTYLPTDFSIEENPDGSKTIWCNEVERMFRTKGMQGFTLYPGKAYIEIKVKIYNRTSFPQTFLWWANPAVVVNDHYHSVFPPDVNAVFDHGKRDVSSFPIATGTYYKQDYSAGVDISKYKNIPVPTSYMAIKSKFDFVGGYEADVQGGLLHVADHHVSPGKKQWTWGNGNFGRAWDRNLTDEDGPYIELMTGMYTDNQPDFSWLQPYEEKSWVQYFMPYSEVGYVKNATKDALLNLELKDGESRIVLYTTGVNKDLNILVKDNRGNMLFDKTLRISPAEPFAGTFPTGDLKEEEIRVEVRNREGKVILSYQADKPEIKPVPDPAKAAKDPKDIASIEQLFLTGLHLEQYRHATYNPMDYYMEALHREPGDVRCNNAVGLLLMRKGQFAQAEAYFRKAVETLTERNPNPYDGEPYYNLGWSCKMQGKPDEAYDAFFKSAWNAAWQDAAYFALAQIETQKGNYESALDKADRSLIRNWHNHKARQLKASILRKLNRKEEALALIEESLKIDRFNMGCRFELYLLTQDEKVLADMKTMMRNWSHGFLEYALDFAAAGLYDEAIALLQSHASGAGNVYPMVYYALGYFHACMGENEKALEYYQKAEKENHAYCFPNRIEEVLILQSAVAMNKQGAKAAYSLGNFWYSARQYDSAVACWETSASVDPSFPTVWRNLSLAYYNKQNEKQKALEALERAYRLDEHDSRILMELDQLYKRLGRPHAERLAFLEAHLAETEERDDLAIERITLYNQLGRYAEAKDLIAARNFHPWEGGEGKITGQYVLCRVELAKIALREKRYADALALLKETEDYPYNLGEGKLANAEENDIWYYKGEAYRGLGEDVSARECFEKATVGSSEPQQAFFYNDQQPDKIFYQGLAWRALGEEGKARGCFNKLIKHGEKHLFDKCRIDYFAVSLPDLAIWEDDLDKRNRIHCNYVMGLGYLGLNEPVKATAFLDEVRALDVNHQGGQIHRNML
- a CDS encoding sugar porter family MFS transporter — encoded protein: MMTMKTQSNLYLFLIALISAMGGFLFGYDWVVIGGAKPFYEQYFQIAGDPVLQGWAMSSALIGCLVGALSAGKLSDRLGRKPILILAAGLFIATAIGTGAVHSFTYFNVFRLIGGFAIGIASSLSPMYIAEIAPAHLRGRFVSINQLTVVLGILASQIVNWQIAEPVQAGATAEMIRESWNGQWGWRWMFWAMTVPATLFFGFSFILPESPRWLASSGRREAALKVFARMGGDAYARRELQAIDASSTGTEQQGGFKQLLQPSMRKVLIIGIVMAVLQQWCGINVIFNYAQEIFMEAGYGVSDVLMNIVVTGITNVVFTILAMFVVDRWGRKVLTLIGSFGLTVIYAFMGAAYYFHITGIVLLVIVVLAIACYAMTLATTMWVIISEIFPNRVRGVAMSVCTFALWAACFILTYTFPVLNSSLGAAGTFWLYGVICLAGGIFVVTCLPETKGKSLEEIEKELIK
- a CDS encoding AraC family transcriptional regulator; the encoded protein is MPRIREGFKGERIAVLPVFLIEELKRDYLGKELYITDIGYYPHAGFHYCERTDAEANEFVLIYCVEGEGWFELDRKKQTVTANQFFILPEHKAHSYGSSTQNPWSIYWMHFNGEKAAFFSSGFDRPHDIAPAEHSRIKERLGLFEEIYLSISSGYNKNNMLYATTSLFHFLGSMKFIGEYRECRSPKEARPKDVVQLAIHYMQENLNRSIRLKDIAAEVKLSISYFSSLFEEKTGYSPLRYLAYLRIQEACHYLDFTNLKISQISPLVGYEDSFYFSRLFTKTMGMSPSEYKAKKKG
- a CDS encoding YfhO family protein; the encoded protein is MKKFLPDLIAILAFIILSFAYFFPAVIEGRSLFQHDTVAGVGAGQEAKEFHERTGQTTRWTNSLFGGMPNYQISPSYDSTKPLRWAEKVYQLYLPSYVWLTFIMMLGFYILLRAFGLPAWLAGLGGVIWAFSSYFFILISAGHIWKFITLAYIPPTIAGIVLAYRKKYLLGGIVTALFLALQIQSNHVQMSYYFLFVILFMVGAYFEEAWRKKELPSFFKASAVLVVAGIIGVAVNLSNLYHTYEYSKETLRGKSELVHEGAKAEQTSNGLDRDYITNWSYGIGETLSLLVPNVRGGASVPLTESETAMKKANPMYNGLYSQITQYFGDQPMTSGPVYVGAFVMALFLLGCFIVKGPMKWALIGATLFSILLSWGKNFIPLTDFFIDYIPMYNKFRAVSSILVIAEFTIPLLAIFALKTIIDKPSVLKENRRGVIISFCLTAGVALILAIAPGILIPSFIPAHEMAALQQAIPSDQLMPILDNLKEMRMSMVTSDAWSSFFIICCGFALLFIYQRGKLKSSWTIGAIALLCIIEMWSINKRYLNDEQFVHQSAKVDTFRKTPTDEQILQDKSLDYRVLNFATSTFQENNTSYWHKSIGGYHAAKLRRYQEMIDHYIAPEMQSTFKEIAATGGEMDSVDANKFRVLNMLNTKYFILPVNQQGQTVPILNPYAYGNAWFVDKVQYVNNANEEIDAVGTADLKNTAIVDAKFKDALKGVTDGFKQDSLSTIRLTSYEPNQLVYETSSPKDGVVVFSEIYYPGWQATIDGQPADIARADYILRAMNVPAGKHTIEMRFDPKSLHVTEGIAYGAIGLLVAGVVMLIIIYIRRNRKTT
- a CDS encoding aldose epimerase family protein, whose protein sequence is MKIAYNVEAYIPSGEPVYRIRLTNESGAFVEVTNWGARWITSMMPDANGRLANVLAGYDCIEEYLSDSYYMGAIVGRFANRIANARFTIHGETFQLEANDGHHTNHGGFSGFHNKLWEWQEIDGGVRFELTSPDGEGGYPGTIRVKVDYLWSEDNELSIRYYGQTDRPTYLNMTNHAYFNLTGRREKITSHYLTIPSEWILDTNSKFIPNGKKVSVLGTPFDFTRRKTIGKDLYAAHQQLAWNKGYNHCYVLKEASSPDLLTAASLCETESHRRLTVKTDLPGVLLYTAGYYARPDTAVCLETQYFPDTPSHPHFPSCLLNPGEVYDHLTVYRFDNL
- the ahcY gene encoding adenosylhomocysteinase produces the protein MSTELFSTLPYKVADIKLADFGRKEIDLAEKEMPGLMALREKYGESKPLKGARIMGSLHMTIQTAVLIETLVALGAEVRWCSCNIYSTQDHAAAAIAASGVAVFAWKGETLADYWWCTLQALNFPGGKGPTVIVDDGGDATMMIHVGYEAENNAAVLDKEAHAEDEIELNAILKRVLAEDKDRWHRVATEVRGVSEETTTGVHRLYQMQEEGKLLFPAFNVNDSVTKSKFDNLYGCRESLADGIKRATDVMIAGKVVVVCGYGDVGKGCSHSMRSYGARVLVTEVDPICALQAAMEGFEVVTMEDACKEGNIFVTTTGNIDIIRIDHMEQMKDQAIVCNIGHFDNEIQVDALKHYPGIKRVNIKPQVDRYYFPDGHSITLLADGRLVNLGCATGHPSFVMSNSFTNQTLAQIELFNKKYDVNVYRLPKHLDEEVARLHLEKIGVKLTKLTPEQAAYIGVSVDGPYKAEHYRY